A genomic window from Silene latifolia isolate original U9 population chromosome Y, ASM4854445v1, whole genome shotgun sequence includes:
- the LOC141634085 gene encoding putative RING-type E3 ubiquitin transferase C3H69 isoform X2, with amino-acid sequence MSNSDRVLCKFFAHGACLKGENCEYAHDWTAPPNNICKYYQQGACAYGARCRYDHVKPVKVFRAESPASSSSAASVVTTIDRSPVYSVQKELSSTATSRLLPSRSKQAWILQLEDPDTSNDDVFPKPRGHDPDGQVLCSFAAAGHCPKGDKCPHVHGDLCLSCGKHCLHPARPKEREEHSKTCAKMQKHLESLRRSQEIECSVCLERVLLKPKEKDRRFGILCECDHPFCISCIRVWRGSSPSSGMDINSTLRACPICRKLSYFVIPSVIWYFSQEEKEDIVNSYKGKLK; translated from the exons TGATTGGACTGCTCCTCCCAACAAT ATATGCAAATATTATCAGCAAGGAGCCTGTGCATATGGTGCACGCTGCCGTTATGATCATGTCAAGCCGGTCAAAGTTTTTCGCGCCGAGTCTCCTGCTTCATCTTCTTCGGCTGCTTCTGTAGTGACTACGATCGATAGGTCGCCTGTTTATAGTGTTCAAAAAGAGCTGTCATCTACAGCTACAAGCAGACTTCTACCATCTCGCAGTAAGCAAGCATGGATTCTGCAGCTTGAGGATCCTGATACTTCAAATGATGATGTCTTTCCGAAACCTAGGGGTCATGACCCGGATGGTCAAGTTCTATGTTCGTTTGCTGCAGCTGGACACTGTCCCAAAGGGGATAAATGCCCTCATGTTCATGGGGACTTGTGCCTCTCTTGTGGAAAGCACTGCTTGCATCCTGCCAGGCCGAAAGAAAGGGAGGAACATTCTAAAACGTGTGCGAAAATGCAAAAGCATCTTGAATCACTACGACGTAGTCAAGAGATAGAGTGCAGTGTTTGCTTAGAACGTGTTCTCTTAAAACCCAAGGAAAAAGACCGCAGGTTTGGGATTCTTTGTGAATGTGACCATCCATTCTGTATCTCATGCATCAGGGTTTGGCGTGGCAGTTCCCCATCATCTGGGATGGATATCAATTCCACATTGAGGGCCTGTCCCATATGTCGCAAGCTTTCTTATTTTGTCATTCCGAGTGTCATTTGGTATTTCTCACAAGAGGAGAAGGAGGACATTGTCAACAGCTACAAGGGTAAACTTAA